The nucleotide window AGCATTCGGTTTGACTCAagtaatgaaagatacacatattTTTCCTAAACACTTGTTTTCAACTAAAAAGAAGTCATGGATATATGCAACGGGATAAGGCGAAAGATAAGAACCCCAAGAAGTCTGCGGGCTTTCAAAAGGCTGGTTGAAGCACAGAACGCCAAAATGAAGACGAAACGGGAGGTAAAACAAGAGGTGGTCAAAGTCTTGAGGGCGCTGGTGGTAGGGAACAACAACGAAGACATCGATGTCCCTATGGAGGAGGACTGTTTCTCAATGAACTTTTCCAAGAACGAGAACCTGGAACATGCTATAGTAATGGCACCACGATACAATCTGTTGCGGGAGGTGGGAAGGGGCAGCTATGGGGTAGTGTTCGAGGCAATTGCTCTGAGGACTGGGGCAAGGGTAGCGGTTAAAAAACTGCAGTGTAACGCTCCCGAAAATGTGGAACTCGCTCTGGCCGAATTCTGGGCCTTGGCAAGCCTGGAGACGAAACACGAGAATGTGGTGCAGCTCGAGGAATGTGTGCTACAAAGGAATGGCATGGCCCAGAAAAtgagtcatggaaataaaaggtCCAAACAATACCTGCGGTTGGTGGAGACTTCATTAAAaggtaactaacgttagctagttaatgttTACGTTGACGAAATCCACTGCCTGTTTGGTTGTCCTGTCACCCTTTTAATGACAGTAACTCGATTGAATTGATAAGATAGCTTGCTAGTTAGATCTGTGATCAATACAGAGCAGGCCAATCAACACAATGGTTTCGTTAACAAGCTAGCTGCTAGCTCAGTGTTTTACCCATTGTTTGCTAAAAGTAGGCTAATTTTGCAAAAGTGCTGATCAACATATTAAAAAAAACGAGGTGGATAAGGGAAATAAACCAAAAGTTTTGAAAACATTGTGTAACACGTTACCTATTGTTTCTATTAGGAGACTTGTTAGATGGGAGGGCAGTATGTAAACATCTAGAATAGTTTATCCATCATTATTGATTTCGTAATCAATTGTACGTTGCTTAGTGTCATACATTTGTTTTTAGTAAAAAGATTTTCCCACCTATAGGTTCACGCTGCCATACTGTTGTATAGGCAGTTTGCTATTTCCAGCACTTGAGAGAACACAGTGTTCTAGTTGGCTATCAGTTAACTCTCTCCTGGTAGCAAATTTGCATACATTTTTAAATTAAGCAATCAATATTTGATGCAATTAATGATATTAACCTATGCTATTTCCTCATATTTCTTATTATTAAATTCTCTCCACTTAATTGTATTTTTTCCTAATCAAGCTTATTTAacctaaatgtaaaatgtatattaaTTAAATAGGAGTCTAATTATTTATAATTTTGAGAAAAATATACTTCTGAATCTTGTTTTTAATCTCTAGGCTTAAAGTTTAGAGCTTTTAGCCCCTGTACTGCCTTTGCTGCCCATTTTATAGTTGGCAatgggcaattccacggtaactAAATTAGGCTGACTTTTTTTTAACTTAAAAATGTTgcaaaacaaaaaccattgaaaTCAAAGTTTATCAAACTATACAACTCTCTAGACAAGGACACATTTGAAGTatttccactgaacattttacaaaaacacatttactgaaagaactgtgcagatgctaagtttggtaacagaattatgaGTTTTTATCACTTAATTATTAAAACAAACATGATATCAGTAAAAATACTGTAACTAATTGGTAAGTAGGTCTACCTTCTGTGAAATGTCATgatcctccctcctcatgagggagagaaattagaaaatatcttaaagaatTACAAAGCACAAGGCAATGTTTCCTgaacttacagaaggcaaatcATTTATCAAAACTAAATATGTGTAGGTAATAGTTGGCAGGGTTCTTTACATCAACATTATTGTGTGTTATTTATATTACCgtaagactttttctggtagatgttatctaagaccccttttctatctgtttgaccagaaatcagaACCTTTGCGTATTCCTAATTTTTAGGATGgtaaatggttgaaaaatgtatatatgccttaattatatatattttttaaatatatatatatatatatatatatatatatatatatatatgactatTAGCTTTCATTTTACATGCTCCTataaacttcacatgttggtgctcatgggtccttttacatggaaatgtccTTATGTAAGTGTCACCATTCGGGCCATTACACTTGTCAACAAATTAAATATTAATCTTGACTTCTTTTTAGCCAATAGCCATCATTTTTAAAGACAGAAGGAGCTTCTCTGGGCTAAATAGTCTAAAAGTCAATAGAATTTTTTGggcaatttttttttacattatcaTCAATATTGGTCAGGTTAACCCACTTTCTGCACAGATTTGAGAGCATAGTGTTCTGAAGTCTAATGAACATAGGATGATCATCATATTTATGAAAGCTTGTTGGCCAATATGTGCTCAGCCAACACAATTCAGCACTGTCTTATATGTAGGCTAGGCTACAGGGATACGGCACTATAGTGTTGTCTGCAATGCCATCTCACAAAGCTGCATTGTGTTGCTCAGGGCTTGTCCGGCAGGAAATTATAAACTTGATGCCATCTTGGAACAAGTTTCTGTCTGAGTTGATAAAGTAAGCTAGTTGTTGTATTGTATCTTGCACAATTAGGTTACTCCCTGCATTTTATAAACTGAAATACTACATTTTGAAACAAGTTTTATTTAAATTTCCCCATAGATTTTCAGAACTAAAAATGTTGCCTATTCGGACCTTACCAATATCAGCAAGTCAATTAATGCGTTAGCCAATACCAAAACAATGGTTGACATTGTAGTTTAAAACAATTCATGAGACAGGTATTTGTACCTATTATTTTTTTCTCCAACTTCTCTCTACCCTTGTCCCACTGTAGACTTTGTTCACATCCTGGGGGTGTGACATTGTTGAAGGCAGTAGAGGGATGAAAAACAAATAGGATAAAGGGGGTTAATGGGGTACTGTTTACATACCCATTTAAATCCCAGGTTCAACCCCGCCATGTTGCCGACACTAGAGGGACTTGGCCTTGACTGTCTGAAGGGATTTGTAGTCCTATAGCTTGCATTAGTTCAACTCACCCTCCTCAGCTCTCAAATATGCTGACTAAGCCTGAACATTGTGGGGCACAGACAGATTACCTGTGTTTGCATTGAGTTGTAGTCTTTGGACACAGTCCCAGATACCCTAGCCAAGATCAGTGCATTGCTGATTGCACTGTTGCACACAGCCCTATCTTAATGTGTGTAGATAGTGCGCGACAGTTTATTTAGGCCTAAGCAACAAGTCCCATTTGTTTTAATAGAGATCGTTGCACATGATGTGGAAGGCGGGCGGGGCGTAGTTAGTGTTTTCAAAGCGGAAAGCCGCTCAATGCGATGGAAGCCTACTCTTGCTAAACCCGCTTTAATGTTTAAAACCGACCTAACCTGATTTAACTTCTAATGAGCAAGCATAAAAAGACTGACCTATGACTCAGCATCGGAAGCACTCGTTGAGCACGCTGTCATTTCCCTCAGATCTGGGTCAAATTAGCGAGACATTGTTTGTTTTGGTTCAAGCATTTCTCTCCTCCACTGTTGCCTGAACATGTTGGACGCGTTGCAAGTTGGGGATAATGCTTAAAGTACATTTATTATTGGCCGCCCATTGAGAATGTTAGTCTACTGGTTGATGGGGACCAGAAGGAAACCATAGACCATTACATGCTGACCGGAGGCGTGCCATCgcacgcatgttgattttgtccatccacaccagacgtgatcaggacacgcaggttgaaatatcaaaacaaactctgaaccaactatattaacttggggacaggtcgaaatgcatgaaacattcatggcaaTTTAGCTTGCTGCTGtttgctaatttgtcctgggatataaacactaggttgttattttacctgaaatgcacgaggtcctctactctgacaattaatccacagataaaagggtaaaccgagttagtttctagtaatttCTCACCCTTCATGCTTCTTTTTCGGACTTTATATGtaggttggcaaccaactttaaggtacattaccaccaccaactgcaCTGGAGtatggacctcagttcatctttcaatcacccacgtgggtatatgatcctaaaaaccaatgaggagatgggagctgcgggacttgcagcgcgtcaaaaaaaaaaaagcatgttAGTCACATTCATTAGCCTACATCACTCTGTGATTTGTTGTTTTTCCAAGTTTTTGTCATGGCACACATGAAATCCCATATTGTCACAAATGTTAGTGATTAAAAGCACCATGGTGCTTGCCACCAGATTGGCTTTGTTCCCTTCAGTCTTTGTTGTATGCTCAAAACGCTGAGTCGAACACTGTTCTTTTTAATTCATCCAAGAATCATCTCAAGGCATAGCGGGAGTGAGCGGGTGTAAGCGGGTATCCGAGGCCTGCGCAATATTGCTGAGCTACAATAAATTAAGCCTAGTGTATGAGGCCTCTCActgtcaagtgtgtgtgtttttgctacCCTTTTAATGCCGTTTTGTCTTTCCCCAGGTGAGCGGATTCTGGGCTACCCAGAGGAGCCGTGCTACCTGTGGTTCGTCATGGAGTTCTGCGAGGGCGGGGACCTCAACCAGTACATCCTGTCACGGCGGCCTGACCCGCGCACCAACAAGAGCTTCATGCGTCAGCTGACCAGCGCCGTGGCCTTCCTGCACAAGAACAACATTGTGCACCGCGACCTCAAGCCCGATAACATCCTCATCTCCCAGAAGTCGGGCTTTCCTGTACTCAAAGTGGCCGACTTCGGCCTC belongs to Salvelinus alpinus chromosome 28, SLU_Salpinus.1, whole genome shotgun sequence and includes:
- the LOC139557181 gene encoding serine/threonine-protein kinase 35-like, translating into MDICNGIRRKIRTPRSLRAFKRLVEAQNAKMKTKREVKQEVVKVLRALVVGNNNEDIDVPMEEDCFSMNFSKNENLEHAIVMAPRYNLLREVGRGSYGVVFEAIALRTGARVAVKKLQCNAPENVELALAEFWALASLETKHENVVQLEECVLQRNGMAQKMSHGNKRSKQYLRLVETSLKGERILGYPEEPCYLWFVMEFCEGGDLNQYILSRRPDPRTNKSFMRQLTSAVAFLHKNNIVHRDLKPDNILISQKSGFPVLKVADFGLSKVCAGFGAGGNDGDEHPTAGGGDGSNNKNVNKFWLSSTCGSDFFMAPEVWEGHYTAKADIFALGIIIWAMLERITFIDAESKRELLGTYVRQGSEIVPVGEALLGNPKMVLHIPQKTRSTMSEEVKKLLQDMLAVNPQDRPDAFQLEERVDQVTRAA